A section of the Agarivorans litoreus genome encodes:
- a CDS encoding DegT/DnrJ/EryC1/StrS family aminotransferase — protein sequence MRDLPSWPSFTEQEAQAVSDVLLSNKVNYWTGTQGKTFEKEFAAWAETNFAVAVANGTLALELALRALGVTSGDEVIVTSRTFIASASAIVNVGAKPVFADVDLASQNITAESINAVRSKATKAIICVHLAGWPCEMDAINQLAKQHNLYVIEDCAQAHGALYRGKLVGGLGDVAAWSFCQDKIMTTGGEGGMVTTNDKALWEKMWSYKDHGKSYDTVFNKAHPPGFRWLHESIGSNWRMTEMQAAIGRIQLTRMADWQKQRQANAMQLAKCLAEYPFITIPQPPKHIQHAFYKFYVFVDSSQQTVSRDQIIDALNTAGVPCMQGSCGEVYLEKAFDGLDVRPQRPLTNAKHLSDTAIMFMVHPTITTQDMQHLCDLVEDCLSRMSSEIAV from the coding sequence ATGCGAGATTTACCTTCTTGGCCAAGCTTTACAGAGCAGGAAGCTCAAGCTGTAAGTGATGTACTGCTATCAAATAAAGTTAACTACTGGACCGGTACCCAAGGCAAAACCTTTGAGAAAGAATTTGCGGCTTGGGCAGAAACCAATTTTGCAGTTGCTGTTGCAAATGGCACCTTAGCTTTAGAGTTAGCCCTACGTGCTTTAGGCGTTACCTCAGGCGATGAGGTGATCGTTACCTCTCGAACCTTTATTGCATCGGCCAGTGCCATTGTAAATGTTGGCGCTAAACCTGTTTTTGCCGATGTTGATTTAGCCAGCCAAAATATCACAGCAGAAAGCATTAACGCGGTTCGTAGCAAAGCAACTAAAGCCATTATTTGTGTGCACCTTGCAGGTTGGCCCTGTGAGATGGATGCCATCAATCAACTTGCTAAACAGCATAATTTGTATGTGATTGAAGATTGCGCGCAAGCCCACGGCGCTCTTTATCGCGGTAAGCTAGTGGGTGGATTAGGTGATGTAGCTGCTTGGTCATTTTGCCAAGATAAAATTATGACCACGGGTGGTGAAGGAGGCATGGTTACCACCAATGATAAGGCGTTGTGGGAAAAAATGTGGTCGTATAAAGACCATGGTAAGTCTTACGATACCGTGTTTAATAAAGCGCACCCGCCTGGATTTCGTTGGCTACACGAGAGTATTGGTAGCAATTGGCGGATGACTGAGATGCAAGCCGCTATCGGTCGTATCCAATTGACTCGCATGGCCGATTGGCAAAAGCAGCGTCAAGCTAATGCGATGCAGCTGGCTAAATGCCTAGCTGAATATCCTTTTATTACAATCCCTCAGCCTCCCAAGCATATTCAACATGCGTTTTATAAGTTTTATGTTTTTGTTGATAGCAGCCAGCAAACTGTAAGTCGCGATCAAATTATTGACGCATTAAATACAGCCGGAGTGCCTTGTATGCAAGGTAGCTGCGGAGAAGTGTATTTAGAGAAGGCGTTTGACGGCTTAGATGTGAGGCCGCAACGACCATTAACTAATGCTAAACACTTAAGTGATACAGCCATTATGTTCATGGTTCACCCAACCATTACTACGCAGGATATGCAGCATTTATGCGACCTTGTTGAAGATTGCTTAAGCCGTATGTCTTCAGAGATAGCTGTTTAA
- the galK gene encoding galactokinase, whose amino-acid sequence MTDRQQQLIDKVASAFTEMTGQAPAKLIQAPGRVNLIGEHTDYNDGFVLPCAIDYQAVVAASPRTDSIVRVVSVDYGNQVNQFDISQPLEFDQDLMWVNYIRGVISVLLNKGFTFAGADIAVSGNVPQGAGLSSSAALEVVIGQTFKTLYELDVSQQQLALIGQEAENNFVGCNCGIMDQLISAEGEANHALLIDCRSLETKAVAMPEDMAVVIINSNKKRGLVDSEYNTRREQCEAAAKGLGVSSLRDVSEAMFAENSASLDPIVAKRARHVITENARTLAASEALKANDMAKLSVLMEQSHASMRDDFEITVPEVDGLVDIVKQVIGAEGGVRMTGGGFGGCIVALVPPALVDDVCQAVEQKYQALTGLKESIYVCKAMPGAGAI is encoded by the coding sequence ATGACAGATCGCCAACAACAACTCATTGATAAGGTTGCTAGTGCCTTTACTGAAATGACCGGGCAAGCACCTGCAAAGCTGATACAAGCACCTGGACGGGTAAACCTTATCGGCGAACATACCGATTATAACGACGGATTTGTATTACCTTGTGCTATTGATTACCAAGCTGTAGTGGCTGCGTCTCCACGTACAGACAGTATTGTGCGGGTGGTATCAGTAGATTACGGCAATCAAGTTAACCAGTTTGATATAAGCCAGCCTTTGGAATTTGACCAAGACTTGATGTGGGTTAACTACATTCGTGGGGTTATTTCAGTATTGCTGAATAAAGGTTTTACTTTTGCAGGGGCCGACATTGCAGTGAGTGGTAACGTGCCACAAGGCGCGGGCTTAAGCTCTTCGGCAGCGTTAGAAGTGGTTATTGGCCAAACGTTTAAAACGCTATACGAACTGGATGTATCGCAACAGCAACTTGCTTTAATTGGACAAGAAGCTGAAAACAACTTTGTAGGTTGTAACTGCGGCATTATGGACCAACTTATTTCAGCCGAAGGTGAAGCAAACCACGCCTTGCTTATCGATTGTCGTTCATTAGAAACCAAAGCGGTAGCCATGCCAGAAGATATGGCGGTTGTTATTATTAACAGCAACAAAAAACGTGGTTTGGTAGATAGTGAATACAATACTCGTCGTGAGCAATGTGAAGCTGCAGCTAAGGGTTTAGGGGTAAGTTCATTACGTGATGTTAGTGAAGCGATGTTTGCAGAGAACTCGGCGAGCCTCGATCCTATTGTGGCTAAGCGCGCGCGTCATGTTATTACCGAAAATGCCCGTACGTTGGCTGCATCGGAAGCGTTAAAAGCCAACGATATGGCAAAGCTGAGTGTGCTAATGGAACAGTCTCATGCTTCTATGCGTGATGATTTCGAAATCACGGTGCCTGAAGTAGATGGTCTTGTAGACATTGTTAAGCAAGTGATAGGCGCAGAAGGCGGCGTACGCATGACCGGTGGTGGTTTTGGTGGTTGTATTGTGGCCTTGGTGCCACCTGCTTTAGTGGATGACGTTTGCCAAGCTGTTGAACAGAAGTACCAAGCATTAACAGGGTTAAAAGAAAGCATTTATGTGTGTAAGGCAATGCCAGGAGCAGGTGCTATTTAG
- a CDS encoding NeuD/PglB/VioB family sugar acetyltransferase, producing the protein MKLAIYGAGGHAKVVVELAKQLGYQTICLFDERWQELGETEGCQVIGGWAEMLTFVTTNTDYAVHVAIGNNSTRLSRLQQLQQLNLKLPTLIHPKAHVCASAILGEGSVVMANATVSVGVSLGIGNIINHNSSVDHDVKLGDGVHICPGAHLAGEVSVGDESMLGISCCVIQGIVIKERVLVGAGAVVVKDVNSAEKVFGNPAKTP; encoded by the coding sequence ATGAAATTAGCTATTTATGGTGCCGGAGGACACGCAAAAGTTGTGGTGGAGTTAGCTAAGCAGTTGGGGTATCAAACTATTTGTTTGTTTGATGAGCGCTGGCAGGAGCTTGGCGAAACCGAAGGCTGCCAAGTGATAGGCGGGTGGGCAGAAATGCTCACCTTTGTTACCACCAATACCGATTACGCTGTGCACGTTGCTATTGGCAATAATTCCACACGCTTAAGCCGTTTACAGCAGCTCCAGCAGTTAAACCTTAAACTACCGACACTGATTCACCCTAAAGCCCATGTGTGCGCCTCGGCGATACTTGGTGAAGGGAGTGTGGTAATGGCTAATGCAACAGTAAGTGTTGGGGTTAGTTTAGGTATCGGTAATATTATAAATCATAATAGCTCCGTTGATCACGATGTTAAGTTAGGTGATGGTGTTCATATTTGCCCTGGTGCTCACCTAGCCGGTGAGGTGAGTGTGGGAGACGAAAGTATGTTAGGAATTAGCTGTTGTGTTATTCAGGGAATTGTCATTAAGGAGCGAGTATTGGTGGGGGCTGGCGCGGTAGTGGTAAAAGATGTGAACTCTGCTGAAAAAGTGTTCGGTAACCCAGCTAAAACACCTTAA
- a CDS encoding ATP-binding protein, whose protein sequence is MNKQPLRLTLLRGLPGSGKSTLAATLDAVHLEADMFFVDKQGTYNYRAEDIGLAHQWCQQQTEQQLALGNNVVVANTFVKQWEMQAYRDLALKYQAILDVRCCKGRFPNIHGVSDLVIEKMRNSWED, encoded by the coding sequence TTGAATAAGCAGCCGTTAAGGCTAACACTGCTTCGAGGCTTGCCCGGTAGCGGCAAGTCTACCTTAGCCGCCACTTTAGATGCTGTTCATCTAGAAGCTGATATGTTCTTTGTTGATAAACAAGGCACATATAATTATCGCGCCGAAGATATTGGGCTGGCACATCAATGGTGCCAGCAACAAACCGAGCAGCAATTAGCCTTGGGCAATAATGTGGTGGTGGCGAATACGTTTGTAAAACAGTGGGAGATGCAAGCTTATCGCGACTTAGCGCTTAAGTATCAAGCCATATTAGATGTGCGTTGCTGTAAGGGACGCTTCCCCAATATTCATGGGGTAAGTGACTTAGTGATAGAAAAAATGCGGAATAGCTGGGAAGATTAG
- a CDS encoding polysaccharide biosynthesis protein produces the protein MLPQFNLMSLFDRPSRRQKVALIFTFDLAFLSLAFWGALWVRFESHHYFFDTPTWITFGSVIVTTLAGFWYFGLYRAVLRYINEKNLQAILFSFASATLLMIVTSFYLQAVIPRTAPFIYLAFGIIMCGGVRFAIRYLFVWIENSTKQNVIIFGAGDSGRQLLQAIGQGDDFQAVAFIDDKQELRHSLIHGLTVYPPQQLPMLIHRFHVSKVLLAIPNAGKKRRSEILTSLADLNTEVLTVPRLNDLVTGEAKVDQIKEVDIEDLLGREAVSPDSHLMDSSIRHKTVLVSGAGGSIGSELCRQIIQYRPKRLLLVERSEVALYEIERELIKRCEALALNVELVPLMISVQHLPRLSTMMQAYKVDTVYHAAAYKHVPLVEKNVVEGVCNNVFGSYNIAQAAIKAKVSTFVLVSTDKAVRPTNVMGATKRLAELVMQSLAEHQSETTISMVRFGNVLGSSGSVIPLFKEQIRKGEDLTITHPDIIRYFMTIPEAAQLVIQAGSMAKGGEVFVLDMGEPVKIAELAKRMVHLSGLEVRDEANPDGDIELKYTGLRPGEKLYEELLVGDDERPTDHPRILTANESFMPWTELMALFDELNQACEAMDEQAVIALLKQAPLAYCQEQETPLLKAVS, from the coding sequence ATGTTACCGCAATTTAATTTGATGAGTTTATTTGACCGGCCAAGTCGTCGACAAAAAGTTGCGCTTATCTTTACGTTTGATTTGGCCTTTTTAAGTTTAGCTTTTTGGGGGGCGCTTTGGGTTCGCTTTGAGAGTCACCATTACTTTTTCGACACGCCAACCTGGATAACTTTTGGTTCGGTGATTGTTACAACGCTGGCGGGCTTTTGGTATTTTGGTCTTTATCGGGCAGTGCTTCGTTACATCAATGAGAAGAACTTACAAGCAATCTTATTTAGTTTTGCTAGTGCCACCCTTTTAATGATTGTTACCTCATTTTACTTACAAGCGGTGATTCCTCGTACAGCCCCGTTCATTTACTTGGCCTTTGGCATAATTATGTGTGGCGGAGTGCGCTTTGCTATTCGTTACTTATTTGTGTGGATAGAAAACAGTACTAAGCAAAATGTGATTATTTTTGGTGCTGGAGACAGTGGTCGCCAGTTACTGCAAGCCATTGGCCAGGGAGATGATTTTCAAGCGGTAGCATTTATTGATGATAAGCAAGAGTTGCGTCATTCTTTGATTCATGGTTTAACCGTGTATCCGCCTCAACAACTGCCAATGTTGATTCATCGCTTCCATGTCAGCAAGGTTCTATTGGCTATTCCTAATGCCGGTAAAAAGCGTCGTTCCGAAATTCTTACTTCTCTTGCTGATTTAAATACCGAAGTGCTCACCGTTCCTCGTTTAAATGATTTGGTGACCGGTGAAGCAAAAGTTGACCAAATTAAAGAAGTGGATATTGAAGATTTATTGGGGCGTGAAGCAGTAAGCCCGGATAGCCATTTAATGGACAGTTCTATTCGCCATAAAACCGTGTTGGTAAGTGGCGCTGGTGGCTCTATTGGCTCTGAACTTTGTCGTCAAATCATTCAGTATAGACCCAAGCGTTTGTTGTTAGTTGAGCGCTCAGAAGTGGCTTTGTATGAGATTGAGCGTGAACTAATAAAACGTTGTGAAGCCTTAGCGCTTAACGTTGAGCTGGTGCCTCTGATGATTTCTGTTCAGCACTTACCGCGCTTAAGTACCATGATGCAGGCCTATAAGGTAGATACGGTGTATCACGCAGCGGCCTACAAGCATGTACCGTTGGTTGAGAAAAATGTGGTAGAAGGTGTATGTAATAATGTGTTTGGTTCTTACAATATTGCGCAGGCTGCCATTAAAGCAAAGGTAAGCACCTTTGTATTGGTTTCAACCGATAAAGCGGTTAGGCCCACTAATGTAATGGGGGCAACTAAACGTTTGGCAGAATTAGTCATGCAAAGCTTGGCAGAGCACCAGTCTGAAACCACCATTAGTATGGTGCGCTTTGGTAATGTGTTAGGTTCTTCTGGTTCGGTCATTCCGCTGTTTAAAGAACAAATTCGTAAAGGCGAAGACTTAACCATTACTCACCCAGACATTATTCGCTACTTTATGACCATTCCGGAAGCTGCCCAGTTGGTGATTCAGGCGGGATCCATGGCTAAGGGCGGTGAGGTTTTTGTATTGGATATGGGCGAACCCGTTAAAATTGCTGAGCTTGCTAAACGCATGGTTCATCTTTCTGGTCTAGAAGTAAGGGATGAAGCCAATCCTGATGGTGATATTGAACTTAAATACACCGGTTTGCGCCCTGGCGAGAAGTTGTATGAAGAGTTGTTGGTGGGCGATGATGAGCGACCAACCGATCACCCGCGTATTCTTACCGCTAACGAAAGCTTTATGCCTTGGACAGAGTTGATGGCTTTGTTTGATGAGCTAAACCAAGCGTGCGAAGCGATGGACGAGCAAGCGGTGATCGCATTATTAAAACAAGCGCCTTTAGCTTATTGCCAAGAGCAAGAGACACCATTACTTAAGGCTGTTTCGTAG
- the galE gene encoding UDP-glucose 4-epimerase GalE, whose product MNKVLVTGGMGYIGSHTCVQLINAGLTPIILDNLCNSKREVLARIETLTKQQPAFYQGDVRDRAVLEKIFSEHNIDSVIHFAGLKAVGESVEKPYEYYDNNVTGSLVLIDVMRKAGVKSIVFSSSATVYGEPSVMPINEDTPTGDVTNPYGRSKFMVEECFRDIQLAAPDLSVTLLRYFNPVGAHPSGLMGEDPQGIPNNLMPFIAQVAVGRRESLSVFGDDYPTPDGTGVRDYIHVMDLADGHVAALTKIGEQAGLHIFNLGTGKGSSVLEMVKAFSAACGKDIAYQICPRRNGDIAECWAATDKAEKVLGWKATRSIDDMTADTWNWQSNNPKGYDQ is encoded by the coding sequence ATGAATAAGGTCTTGGTTACAGGCGGTATGGGCTACATTGGTAGTCATACTTGTGTACAACTGATTAATGCGGGCTTAACCCCCATTATTCTCGATAACCTATGTAACAGTAAGCGTGAAGTACTTGCACGGATCGAAACCTTAACCAAACAACAACCTGCTTTCTACCAAGGTGACGTACGAGACCGCGCGGTATTAGAAAAGATCTTTAGTGAACATAATATCGACTCTGTCATTCATTTTGCTGGCTTAAAAGCAGTGGGTGAGTCGGTTGAGAAGCCATATGAGTATTACGACAATAACGTAACTGGTTCGTTAGTACTCATTGATGTGATGCGTAAAGCGGGAGTTAAAAGCATTGTATTTAGCTCTTCGGCTACGGTGTACGGTGAGCCAAGCGTTATGCCAATCAACGAAGATACCCCAACGGGTGATGTGACTAACCCTTACGGTCGAAGCAAGTTTATGGTGGAAGAGTGTTTTCGCGATATTCAACTAGCCGCGCCAGATTTAAGTGTTACCTTACTGCGTTACTTTAACCCTGTTGGCGCGCACCCTAGTGGCTTAATGGGTGAAGATCCTCAAGGTATTCCAAATAACTTAATGCCGTTTATTGCACAAGTTGCAGTAGGGCGCCGAGAGAGTTTGTCGGTATTTGGCGATGATTATCCAACCCCCGATGGCACTGGCGTTCGCGACTACATTCACGTTATGGATTTAGCTGACGGTCACGTTGCAGCCTTAACCAAGATTGGTGAGCAAGCCGGTTTACATATCTTCAACCTCGGAACCGGTAAAGGTAGCTCTGTGCTTGAAATGGTAAAAGCATTTAGCGCTGCTTGCGGTAAAGATATCGCTTATCAAATTTGCCCGCGCCGTAATGGCGACATTGCTGAATGCTGGGCCGCCACCGATAAAGCTGAAAAAGTTTTAGGCTGGAAGGCCACTCGCAGCATTGATGACATGACCGCTGATACTTGGAATTGGCAGTCAAATAACCCTAAAGGTTACGACCAGTAA
- a CDS encoding UDP-glucose--hexose-1-phosphate uridylyltransferase — protein sequence MLDTQFDPTEHPHRRYNPLTGQWILVSPHRAKRPWSGQDETPSTAELPSYDEGCFLCAGNTRISGDVNPNYKGTYVFGNDFAALMTDSPDVPKSADPLFTSMEARGLSRVICFSPDHSKTLPELSVSAIRGVIDTWNEQIEELGKDYLWVQAFENKGETMGCSQPHPHGQIWANSFLPNEIERKDKHLREYYQQHGSNLLVDYAAKEQADGVRTVVETEHWLAVVPYWAAWPFETMLLPKAHIRRMSELSDEQRDDLSLAIKKLTSRYDNLFKCSFPYSMGWHYAPFFKEGDTSTEHWQLHALFYPPLLRSASVRKFMVGYEMLAESQRDLTAEQAAAKLRDLSDVHYKEQDQ from the coding sequence ATGTTAGACACTCAATTCGACCCAACAGAGCATCCGCACCGTCGGTACAACCCGTTAACTGGACAGTGGATCTTAGTTTCTCCGCATCGTGCTAAGCGCCCGTGGAGCGGCCAAGATGAAACACCGTCTACTGCTGAGCTTCCTAGCTACGACGAAGGCTGTTTTTTGTGTGCAGGCAATACTCGAATTTCTGGTGATGTTAACCCAAATTATAAGGGGACTTACGTATTTGGAAATGACTTTGCCGCATTGATGACAGATTCACCCGACGTGCCTAAGTCAGCCGATCCCTTGTTTACCAGTATGGAAGCACGTGGTTTAAGTCGAGTGATTTGTTTTTCTCCCGACCATAGCAAAACCTTACCAGAGCTTTCGGTATCCGCTATTCGAGGTGTTATCGACACTTGGAATGAACAAATTGAAGAACTTGGCAAAGACTACCTATGGGTTCAGGCTTTCGAGAACAAAGGTGAAACCATGGGCTGTTCTCAGCCTCATCCTCATGGCCAAATTTGGGCCAATAGCTTTTTACCTAATGAGATTGAGCGTAAAGATAAGCACCTTCGAGAGTATTACCAGCAGCACGGCAGCAACCTTTTAGTTGACTATGCAGCAAAAGAGCAAGCTGATGGTGTGCGAACGGTTGTTGAAACCGAGCATTGGTTGGCTGTAGTTCCTTATTGGGCTGCATGGCCGTTTGAGACGATGCTACTGCCTAAAGCGCATATCCGTCGAATGAGTGAGCTGTCTGATGAGCAACGTGACGATTTGTCTCTTGCCATTAAAAAGTTGACTAGCCGTTATGACAATCTATTTAAGTGTTCATTCCCTTACTCAATGGGTTGGCATTATGCGCCTTTCTTTAAGGAAGGGGACACATCTACAGAGCATTGGCAATTACATGCCTTGTTCTACCCACCGCTATTACGTAGCGCCAGTGTGCGCAAGTTTATGGTGGGCTACGAAATGCTAGCAGAAAGCCAGCGTGACTTAACCGCCGAACAAGCGGCTGCAAAGCTTCGTGACCTAAGTGACGTACATTACAAAGAACAAGATCAGTAA
- a CDS encoding AMP-dependent synthetase/ligase: protein MQHIVNLLSQQAQQQLDQVALKIWRNQAWQCFTWKDFSQQWTQVAKGLIKLGHEEQQGVAIMSPNMPEWTITDVGILAARGCVVPIYPTNTLEQSQYILEDAGCKILFVGQQEQIEIGLQLLNAGQVETLICFEESSLTQQENVLSWQQLLCLGGADEAQTLLLRQQNQQMSDLATLIYTSGTTGEPKGVMLDHANFAAAFAMHDQRLDVRASDVSLSFLPLSHVFERAWTYYILYRGASNIYLEDPAQIQEALPRSQATLMCSVPRLYEKIHSAILQKVAAAPKTKQVLFNWALSVAQQRMAAKQNILTPSLLLKVRYALANKLVLKKLRAIFGPARLLPCSGAKLADDINRFFQSLDIPINYGYGMTESTATVSCYSQTKKAIGSIGQPLEALQVKISEQGEILIKGDTVMRGYFNKPQATADTIVDGWLHTGDAGKLDAEGNLVLIERIKELMKTSGGKYIAPQRVEGALIREPLFEQVAIIADARHFVSALIVPAFEALELHAKQLGIKWQHRNELLEHAEIKSLIQARLKQVQANLARFEQVKQFTLLPREFCMKQGELTPTLKLRRAVIESRFAEQISAMYAEAKTA, encoded by the coding sequence ATGCAGCACATCGTTAACTTGCTTAGCCAACAAGCTCAGCAACAGTTAGATCAGGTTGCGCTAAAAATTTGGCGCAACCAAGCTTGGCAGTGTTTTACATGGAAGGATTTCTCGCAGCAATGGACGCAAGTAGCAAAAGGCTTGATTAAACTAGGTCATGAAGAACAGCAAGGCGTGGCGATTATGTCCCCCAACATGCCTGAGTGGACTATCACCGATGTAGGCATTTTGGCGGCACGCGGTTGTGTGGTACCAATTTACCCAACCAATACGCTAGAGCAGAGCCAATACATTTTAGAGGATGCGGGCTGCAAGATATTGTTTGTCGGCCAACAAGAGCAAATAGAGATAGGTTTACAACTGCTTAATGCTGGGCAAGTTGAAACACTGATTTGTTTTGAAGAAAGCTCGCTCACTCAACAAGAAAACGTATTGAGCTGGCAACAGCTACTTTGTTTAGGTGGAGCCGACGAAGCGCAAACGCTGTTATTGCGTCAACAAAATCAACAAATGAGTGACCTTGCGACACTTATATACACCTCTGGCACTACCGGTGAACCCAAAGGTGTAATGCTTGATCACGCTAACTTTGCAGCGGCTTTTGCCATGCATGACCAGCGCCTAGATGTTAGAGCTAGCGATGTATCACTAAGCTTTTTACCGCTAAGTCACGTATTTGAGCGAGCTTGGACTTATTACATCTTGTATCGTGGTGCGAGCAATATTTATCTTGAAGATCCAGCTCAAATTCAAGAAGCACTACCACGTAGCCAAGCAACCCTAATGTGCAGTGTTCCGCGCCTCTATGAAAAAATTCATTCTGCCATTTTGCAGAAAGTTGCCGCGGCCCCAAAAACTAAACAAGTGCTATTCAATTGGGCCTTAAGCGTGGCTCAACAGCGAATGGCTGCAAAGCAAAATATTCTAACACCTAGCCTGCTGCTAAAGGTACGCTATGCGCTTGCCAACAAACTTGTGCTTAAGAAACTTCGCGCAATATTTGGCCCAGCTCGGCTACTGCCCTGCTCTGGGGCTAAATTAGCAGACGACATTAACCGCTTTTTTCAAAGCCTTGATATCCCCATTAACTATGGCTATGGCATGACAGAGTCCACCGCTACGGTATCTTGTTACAGCCAAACTAAAAAGGCCATAGGCAGCATTGGTCAGCCTTTAGAAGCGCTACAAGTAAAAATCTCTGAGCAAGGAGAGATTTTAATTAAAGGTGACACTGTAATGCGTGGTTACTTTAATAAACCACAAGCCACTGCCGACACCATTGTAGATGGTTGGCTACATACCGGCGATGCAGGAAAGCTAGATGCGGAAGGTAACCTAGTGTTAATCGAGCGAATTAAAGAGCTGATGAAGACCTCTGGAGGGAAATACATTGCCCCTCAACGAGTAGAAGGCGCACTAATCCGCGAACCTTTGTTTGAACAGGTTGCCATTATTGCCGACGCACGCCATTTTGTTTCAGCTTTGATTGTTCCCGCTTTTGAAGCCCTAGAGCTACACGCCAAGCAATTGGGAATCAAATGGCAGCATCGAAATGAGCTGCTTGAACATGCTGAAATAAAAAGCCTTATTCAAGCCAGACTAAAACAAGTACAAGCCAACCTAGCACGCTTTGAGCAAGTAAAGCAATTTACCTTACTGCCCCGTGAATTTTGTATGAAACAAGGTGAGCTAACACCAACCTTAAAGCTAAGGCGAGCAGTAATTGAAAGTCGCTTTGCTGAGCAAATAAGTGCGATGTATGCCGAGGCTAAAACAGCATAA
- a CDS encoding rhodanese-like domain-containing protein — MFKKMMIIATLIFAPLSLMAEEVVGKIQSISQSAKIIQYLNPKTKQVKVIKFNEDTTLVDAESFKDLTVNTKFKAEVNDDNLASSIKRILVKLPDELVIDTDELADLLESGEPVFVGDARPLAIYQQGHIPSAKATPSNKLEDNLDWLPKDKSQLVVFYCGGVTCPLSPKALKIAKAMGYTNVKAYVQGYPAWKAEVYPTHVNPKWLMQNLDKHHVILDVRTKPSSSVAGAVSLPSDQLLAMHQKMNQEKVAIGQRTIFNLRDKKAPIIIVADADDTDEAIEAYEILSFWKFKNVSILKGGLNQWAAENLPSGEVLNQLVYEKKQAKGAIDEKEFVKAAKQGTATIIDVRDSEELSHGRVKGSIHIPLAELDQNLAQIPKDSLVIFHCAGGSRASLAYTLLTNKGYTNVSFLNDSFADVAKDNGIELL, encoded by the coding sequence ATGTTCAAGAAAATGATGATTATAGCGACATTAATATTTGCCCCCCTGTCGCTGATGGCTGAAGAAGTGGTTGGGAAAATTCAATCTATTTCACAAAGCGCTAAGATTATTCAATACTTAAACCCAAAAACTAAACAGGTTAAGGTTATAAAATTCAATGAAGACACAACCCTAGTTGATGCGGAGTCGTTCAAAGATTTAACGGTAAATACTAAGTTTAAAGCGGAAGTAAATGATGACAACCTTGCCTCTAGTATTAAACGTATACTAGTAAAACTACCCGACGAGCTTGTGATTGATACCGATGAGCTCGCCGATTTACTGGAAAGTGGTGAACCAGTATTTGTAGGCGATGCGAGACCGCTAGCCATTTATCAACAAGGGCATATTCCAAGCGCCAAAGCGACACCGTCCAACAAACTAGAAGACAATTTAGATTGGTTACCAAAGGATAAAAGCCAATTAGTGGTTTTTTATTGTGGAGGAGTAACTTGCCCGCTAAGTCCTAAGGCTCTGAAGATAGCTAAAGCTATGGGCTACACTAATGTCAAAGCCTACGTGCAAGGGTATCCGGCTTGGAAAGCAGAAGTTTACCCTACTCATGTTAATCCTAAGTGGTTAATGCAAAATCTAGATAAACACCATGTAATTTTGGACGTACGAACAAAGCCATCATCATCGGTAGCAGGAGCGGTAAGTTTACCTTCTGATCAACTGTTGGCTATGCACCAGAAAATGAACCAAGAAAAAGTAGCCATTGGCCAACGTACCATATTTAACTTAAGGGATAAGAAGGCACCGATTATCATAGTGGCAGACGCTGATGATACCGATGAGGCTATTGAAGCTTACGAAATATTAAGTTTTTGGAAATTCAAAAATGTTTCTATTTTAAAAGGTGGGCTTAATCAATGGGCGGCTGAAAACTTGCCTAGTGGTGAAGTGCTAAATCAATTAGTTTACGAGAAAAAACAAGCTAAAGGAGCGATAGACGAAAAAGAGTTTGTTAAGGCTGCTAAACAAGGCACTGCAACTATCATCGATGTGCGAGATAGCGAAGAACTTAGTCATGGAAGAGTTAAGGGGTCGATACATATCCCTCTCGCTGAACTAGACCAAAATTTAGCCCAAATCCCTAAAGATAGCTTAGTCATTTTTCACTGTGCGGGGGGCTCGCGAGCTTCATTAGCCTACACATTATTAACAAACAAAGGTTATACCAATGTGAGCTTTCTAAATGATAGTTTTGCAGATGTAGCTAAAGATAATGGCATCGAGTTATTGTAA